Proteins from one Flavobacterium sp. N2038 genomic window:
- a CDS encoding fatty acid desaturase family protein, producing MEKLKRPVYVKAGTDDFFKKLRTEVNETVLQNSSLYLLNIIKSLGLVTLYFLFYSCILLFGNSTSLLFLFYILCGITMIVLFINAFHDAAHGALFKKPVYNERFMYILELFGGNHWLWTRRHINLHHAYPNVPDWDIDIKQSDIIRIFPNSPLFNYHKYQHIYMWMIYPLYSLNWIYIRDFKDFFGNKNNYVKKVVDKIPTIEVYKLFVAKIINLIYMLFIPMWLLNQPWYMILGAWFAMHLCGSALGVVALVSTHVDEDAHFPGTDEEGHLSDTWAMHQMIVTKDFSTNSKLANFLYGGFTHHVAHHLFPGVAHTYYPYITPIIMRYAEEYDLPYTSYPFYHAVRSHFRMLRDKGVQENIMNLGEI from the coding sequence ATGGAAAAATTAAAACGCCCAGTTTACGTAAAAGCTGGTACCGATGATTTTTTTAAAAAGTTGCGCACAGAAGTGAACGAGACTGTTTTACAAAATTCATCCTTGTACCTGTTGAACATTATTAAGTCTCTAGGACTTGTAACTCTCTATTTTTTATTTTACTCCTGTATTTTACTGTTTGGAAACAGTACTTCATTATTATTTCTTTTTTACATTCTCTGTGGTATTACCATGATTGTGCTTTTTATAAATGCCTTTCACGATGCTGCGCATGGTGCACTTTTTAAAAAACCGGTATATAATGAGCGATTTATGTATATTCTGGAGCTTTTTGGAGGAAATCACTGGCTTTGGACCCGTAGACACATAAATCTTCATCATGCATATCCAAATGTACCAGATTGGGATATCGATATCAAACAAAGTGATATAATCAGGATATTCCCCAATAGTCCATTGTTCAATTATCACAAATATCAGCACATTTATATGTGGATGATATATCCGCTATACAGTCTTAATTGGATTTATATTCGTGATTTTAAAGACTTCTTTGGAAATAAGAATAATTACGTCAAAAAAGTAGTGGATAAAATCCCCACGATTGAAGTATATAAGCTATTTGTGGCTAAAATTATAAATCTGATTTATATGCTTTTTATACCTATGTGGCTCTTAAATCAGCCTTGGTATATGATTTTAGGAGCTTGGTTTGCCATGCATTTGTGCGGAAGCGCTTTAGGAGTTGTGGCATTAGTATCGACACATGTAGACGAAGATGCGCATTTTCCGGGGACAGATGAGGAGGGACATCTTTCTGATACATGGGCAATGCATCAAATGATTGTAACCAAAGATTTTAGTACTAATAGCAAACTTGCCAATTTTTTATACGGAGGTTTTACCCATCATGTTGCGCATCATCTTTTTCCTGGTGTCGCCCATACCTATTATCCTTATATCACTCCAATTATTATGCGCTATGCAGAAGAATATGATCTTCCGTACACTTCCTATCCGTTTTATCATGCCGTGCGTTCGCATTTCAGAATGTTAAGAGATAAAGGAGTTCAGGAAAATATCATGAATTTAGGAGAAATTTAG
- a CDS encoding M15 family metallopeptidase, whose translation MSQFIKTTFLFVSLFWITFSNAQNEAYTGHTKETISDTTFVNLKDYSSDFIYDMKYATEDNFLKAKVYDCAECFLRLKTVQALIAANNDFKKKGFKIKLYDCYRPLSIQKKMWEIVSNPEYVADPKKGSIHNRGGAVDISLVDRNGKEVDMGTAFDFFGSKASHNYTDLPKGVKSNRKFLKKIMIQNGFNSFDSEWWHYNLKTGLKDKVSNQKWECK comes from the coding sequence ATGTCACAATTTATTAAGACCACATTTCTTTTCGTTTCTCTTTTTTGGATCACTTTTTCAAATGCCCAAAATGAGGCTTATACAGGTCACACAAAAGAAACAATTTCAGATACTACTTTTGTTAACTTAAAAGACTACAGTTCCGATTTTATATATGATATGAAGTATGCGACCGAAGATAATTTTTTAAAAGCCAAAGTTTATGACTGCGCAGAGTGTTTTTTACGTTTAAAAACAGTTCAGGCGCTTATTGCAGCAAATAATGATTTTAAGAAAAAAGGATTCAAAATAAAATTGTACGATTGTTACCGACCATTGTCAATACAAAAAAAAATGTGGGAGATTGTATCCAATCCTGAGTATGTGGCAGATCCAAAAAAAGGCTCCATCCACAATAGAGGAGGAGCCGTAGATATTTCTTTGGTGGATCGTAATGGTAAAGAAGTTGATATGGGAACCGCTTTTGATTTCTTCGGAAGCAAAGCCAGTCACAATTATACCGATCTTCCAAAAGGAGTAAAATCGAACAGAAAGTTTCTAAAGAAAATAATGATTCAAAACGGTTTCAATTCTTTTGATTCTGAATGGTGGCACTATAATTTAAAAACAGGTCTTAAAGATAAGGTTTCCAATCAAAAATGGGAATGTAAATAG
- a CDS encoding class I SAM-dependent methyltransferase, with translation MNTSILHQNIQDFISQNCGASITKLALQKNPFPEVDWILILNQIEAKTKAKEKLPTWFSTENIVYPSKISIEQTSSEKTAAYKSSLIEGETIIDLTGGFGVDDYYFAKKFKVVAHCEINEELSSVVKHNLQQLNVKNCFCYAGDSANILKESETKWDWIYIDPSRRNDAKGKVFMLKDCLPNVPDSLDFYFEKTNSILIKTAPLLDISAGLSELKFVKNIHIIALENEVKELLFEIHKNYSGKISLKTANILKEKTETFDFILNDESEFLSYHLPQKYLYEPNAAIMKSGGFDEVSSAFKINKLHKHSHLYTSEDLIDFPGRTFEIEKMIPFSKNEMKTELLNKQANITTRNFPETVENIRKKWKVKNGGNIYCFFTTDKNDNKIVLICRKIT, from the coding sequence TTGAACACTTCAATTCTGCACCAGAATATTCAGGATTTTATCTCCCAAAATTGTGGTGCATCAATTACAAAATTAGCCCTTCAGAAAAATCCTTTTCCTGAAGTAGACTGGATTTTGATTTTAAATCAGATTGAAGCTAAAACAAAAGCAAAAGAGAAACTACCAACCTGGTTTTCGACTGAAAATATCGTTTATCCCAGTAAAATTTCTATTGAACAAACCTCATCTGAAAAAACTGCAGCTTACAAATCTTCGCTAATTGAAGGCGAAACTATAATTGACCTTACCGGAGGTTTTGGAGTAGATGATTATTATTTTGCAAAAAAGTTTAAAGTTGTTGCCCATTGCGAAATCAATGAAGAATTATCTTCGGTTGTAAAGCATAATTTGCAGCAATTAAATGTAAAAAACTGTTTTTGTTATGCCGGTGATTCTGCTAATATTTTAAAAGAATCTGAAACAAAATGGGACTGGATTTATATTGACCCGTCCAGAAGAAATGATGCAAAAGGCAAAGTTTTCATGCTAAAAGACTGTTTGCCAAATGTTCCTGATTCTTTAGACTTTTATTTTGAAAAAACGAATTCCATTTTAATAAAAACGGCTCCATTATTGGATATTTCAGCAGGTTTGTCTGAATTGAAATTCGTTAAAAATATTCATATTATTGCGCTTGAAAATGAAGTAAAGGAATTACTATTTGAAATTCACAAAAATTATTCAGGCAAAATCAGCTTAAAAACGGCCAATATTCTCAAAGAAAAAACAGAAACTTTTGATTTTATTTTGAATGACGAAAGTGAATTTCTATCCTATCATTTACCTCAGAAATATCTTTACGAACCCAATGCGGCCATCATGAAATCTGGCGGATTTGATGAAGTTAGCTCAGCTTTTAAAATAAATAAGCTTCACAAACACTCTCATTTATATACTTCAGAAGATTTAATTGATTTTCCGGGAAGAACTTTTGAAATCGAGAAGATGATTCCGTTCAGTAAAAATGAGATGAAAACTGAGCTCCTAAATAAGCAGGCTAATATTACAACCCGAAATTTTCCGGAAACAGTAGAAAACATCCGAAAAAAATGGAAAGTAAAAAATGGTGGAAATATTTATTGTTTTTTTACAACTGATAAAAATGATAACAAAATAGTTTTAATTTGCAGAAAAATAACTTAA
- a CDS encoding AI-2E family transporter produces MITSKIISNGILRALATILVIAIVLYFLYEIQTVIVYLCISLILCLIANPLVQFLKNKLKFSNSLAATTALILFILAIVGFILLFVPLIISQANNLSLLDTNNLQNQFIQTERSIETYFNIQHVDLNKVLKDSKITSIIDFTYFTGFLNSIIGFMADLGMGLVSVFFITFFFIKDQEAFKVSARKILPDTNEDKILNSIAKINHFLTRYFIGLLLQLTVVFILYLIVLMIFGNKNAFVIAFLCAILNVIPYIGPIIGTILAGILTMISLIGQDFQSEILPTTIYVIIGFLLVQAIDNNISQPIISSKSVNSHPLEIFLITLISGITFGIVGMIIAIPVFTMVKVILKEFFPDNKIVSVLTERI; encoded by the coding sequence ATGATAACTTCGAAAATTATTTCAAACGGAATTTTAAGAGCTTTAGCTACCATACTTGTTATCGCGATCGTTTTATATTTTCTGTATGAAATACAAACCGTAATTGTTTACTTATGTATCTCACTAATACTGTGTTTGATTGCGAATCCTTTAGTACAGTTTTTAAAAAATAAATTAAAATTCAGCAACTCACTAGCAGCCACAACCGCTCTTATTTTATTTATTCTGGCAATAGTTGGTTTTATATTGTTATTTGTGCCCTTAATTATTTCTCAGGCCAATAATCTATCTTTATTGGATACCAATAATTTACAAAATCAATTTATTCAGACAGAACGCAGTATAGAAACCTATTTCAATATTCAGCATGTCGATTTGAATAAAGTTTTAAAAGATTCTAAAATAACTTCTATAATAGATTTTACTTATTTTACTGGTTTTCTAAACTCAATTATAGGTTTTATGGCTGATCTTGGAATGGGATTAGTTTCTGTCTTTTTTATTACTTTTTTCTTTATTAAAGATCAGGAGGCATTTAAAGTAAGTGCCCGAAAAATTCTTCCTGACACCAACGAGGATAAAATTTTAAACTCAATCGCAAAAATAAATCATTTCTTAACCCGCTATTTTATTGGTTTACTACTTCAATTAACGGTTGTTTTTATTTTGTATCTTATTGTTTTAATGATTTTTGGAAATAAAAATGCTTTTGTAATTGCCTTTTTATGCGCCATCCTAAATGTTATACCTTATATTGGTCCGATTATCGGAACTATATTGGCCGGGATTTTAACTATGATTAGTTTAATCGGTCAGGATTTTCAATCAGAAATTTTACCAACAACAATCTATGTAATCATAGGCTTTTTATTGGTTCAGGCTATTGATAATAATATTAGTCAGCCCATAATTTCATCAAAAAGTGTAAATTCGCATCCGTTAGAAATATTCTTAATTACTTTAATAAGTGGTATAACCTTTGGAATTGTGGGAATGATTATTGCCATTCCGGTTTTTACAATGGTTAAAGTAATTTTAAAAGAATTTTTTCCTGACAACAAAATTGTCTCCGTATTAACCGAAAGAATTTAA
- a CDS encoding zinc metalloprotease, with product MKKIFITAFTALVLFSCQNDQTDSSNSEAAAKATLRTCASQDVLEAQLKADPMLAIRMNEIEAFTNKQLMTGRLVNGKIEIPVVVNVLYKTTAENISNAQIQSQIDVLNKDFNALNSDFNSVPALFAGVKANVGITFVLDQVIRKSTTKTSWGTNDAMKKTAQGGLAPTSPTTKLNMWACTIGGGILGYAQFPGGASATDGVVIDSKYFGLSGSASAPYNLGRTATHEVGHWMNLRHIWGDANCGSDLVADTPTHNTANYGVPAYPHYSTCSGTPVEMTMNYMDYVDDNAMYMFSNGQKSRISAIFTSGGARYSFAQ from the coding sequence ATGAAAAAAATTTTTATTACCGCATTTACAGCATTAGTGCTGTTTTCTTGTCAGAACGACCAAACTGACAGTTCAAATTCTGAAGCAGCAGCAAAAGCAACTCTTCGTACTTGCGCAAGTCAGGATGTTTTAGAAGCTCAATTAAAAGCTGACCCAATGTTGGCAATCAGAATGAATGAAATTGAAGCTTTTACTAACAAACAACTTATGACAGGTCGTTTAGTAAACGGTAAAATTGAAATTCCAGTTGTTGTAAACGTTTTGTACAAAACAACAGCAGAGAATATCTCAAACGCACAAATTCAATCTCAGATTGATGTTTTAAACAAAGATTTTAATGCCCTAAATTCAGATTTCAACAGTGTTCCTGCACTTTTTGCAGGTGTAAAAGCTAATGTAGGAATTACATTTGTTCTAGATCAGGTTATTAGAAAATCGACTACAAAAACTTCTTGGGGAACAAATGATGCCATGAAAAAAACGGCACAAGGTGGTTTAGCACCAACTTCTCCTACTACTAAGCTTAATATGTGGGCTTGTACTATTGGAGGCGGAATTTTAGGTTATGCACAATTTCCAGGAGGAGCTTCTGCTACAGATGGAGTTGTAATTGATTCTAAATACTTTGGATTGTCTGGTTCTGCAAGTGCTCCTTACAACTTAGGAAGAACTGCTACTCACGAAGTGGGTCACTGGATGAATTTACGTCACATTTGGGGAGATGCTAATTGCGGAAGCGACTTAGTTGCTGATACTCCAACTCACAACACTGCAAACTACGGCGTTCCTGCATATCCTCACTACAGTACTTGTTCTGGTACTCCTGTAGAGATGACAATGAACTATATGGATTATGTAGATGACAATGCAATGTACATGTTCTCAAACGGTCAAAAAAGCAGAATTTCTGCAATTTTCACAAGTGGAGGCGCAAGATATTCTTTTGCTCAATAA